The genomic segment CATCTGATTCCAAATTAACATGAGACTCTCAAATAAAAGGAATGAAGGAAGGCTTCAGAGATATTTTCTAGCAAGAGCTCGAACTTTCGTGTCAAAGTGCGATGAAGTGATGCGACTCCCAGCAAGATAAAGGGGGTTGAGAATGGTCTGAAAATATCAACACAGAAATCAGCAACTTCTTCATGCGAACAAATATTTCAGCACAGAAAATAGCAGCAATTATACGCCTCAACtttactctgattttttttattgatcttTGTAGTATAGAACAATGACAAGAAGCAATGAGCAGAGTCACAGAGTCACTTGCAGTACTGGGAAAGAATTAGCTTCTTTAGTTTCTAGTGAAGAATTTTCGGAGTTACGAGTGGCTTTGGATGAAATTTGAGCGAGCTACCATAAAACTTCAATAGAAATATAAACGAGACTGCAGATAACTGAGTGCATAATAAAACTTGCCTTTACGTATAACTCGTGAACCTCTTGGAAGAAGCTCTTAATCCCATCATCGTTACGAGAATCGTGAAGCAGCATCAGACGAGTATGTACGAACATAATTGGTTAAGGAAAAAGATAAAGTGAATCAATGACACTTATCTAATGCATGACCAATCTAAAGGCCTTGTatattaaattcaagcatgTTTTGTCTGTCCCAACTTACAGGGCTTgttaaaatataaaacaaattgATCGTGTAAGATCTCATTAGCTCAAAATGAGAAAGGTTGTAGCTTGAAAAATGTAAGCATCAAAACTGACATTTTATTCATATTCGAGAGCCAGATCCGCTGCTCACCCCAGAATTTATACAATCATACAAGTATCATAATCATCCAAGCATTTTCCAAAAAAGATGCAAAGGATTGTATCAATGAAAACAAATCAAAGGATATGACCTGCAGTTACGTATACAGACACGACCAAATCATCAAATCTGTCAACTGCTTTCAGAAACCTATTTCACAAAACAAAAAAGGGATGAATGAGTACCAACACCACATATACAATCAATAAACACGTAAATTTTTCCAAATTAATCATGTAGGTTTCTCACATCGCACTTGTAGTCCACGCCACATCTTGAACAATGTCTAAAGCAGCATGTAATATGAATTGGTGTTGATGAGCAGCGTCCTCTTTCTTcggatatcaaaattattagaataaatcatattgtATATTGCCAAAATGGCGAAAATGAaattaaaaaggaaaatataaaatttatgagGGATTGAAAAGAATCATACTTTGGGAACTGTACCAACTTCGGCTTCGTAAATGGGGATATCATTTTTGCTTACTATCACGAAGCACGCAGTACTTGCCATCAATTTCTTCCTCTTCTGCTTCGTCTTCTATGAATTTAGCTTCTCCGTAAATCTGTTAACGAGTGGGCCTGCAAACATGGGCATGGCGAGTAATTTTTAATATTGCGATCTGATACGTGTATATATCTCTGCTCTATCTGCTATTTTATAATGGTAGAGCATATCAGAATAACTGTTGCGGTGTCACAATGTTACACCAAAAGTTCCTTGAAGTTATTAGTAATCTCAACATGCTTCCAACTTCTCCCAAGTCCAAACTTTTCTCAATGGATCCCATCATGTTTCTTTCTATCGCTCCCatcaatttcttccaaactaggtTTCTTGGACTGTTTTTGAGTTTCTACGGCTTTCAAAAACTAAAATCCAGAATTTCCAAGAATCCCAGTTATTCTCAACTTAATCCCAACCATCTCTCAACTGCTTCACATGGCCTTTTTTAGTTCCCTCTGTTCCCATAAGTCTCTGTATTCATTCTCTCAACAACAAAATTGCTTCTGCGTTGAAGAAATTAAATCCAATCTAATCTAAAACCAAAAATATCTCAGCTTTCTTAATTCTCCTCCACCATGGCGTTGTTGGGTAAGCCATAGTTTGATTCAAACATCCATTTTAGATCTCTAATTTTTGTAGTTTATACGTCCATTATTCTATGTTTATAAATATAACTTTTTTTATGTATTCATTCAACTATGGCACTATCAAAACGAGGATTACACATATCCTATCCATTTCACAAAATATTCGTAAAAACCTCAATTCAAAGATTCTTCATTTCGAAAGCTTGCTGAAACATACGAATCTTTATCAAAAGCAAATGAAAACCCTTGATCACAAATCTGAAACTTAACAAACTATAATACAAATTCGAAAGCCATTTTTACACCGTAAACTAACTGTTCACCGATTAAAACACCCAATAGACCCGTTGATGAATCCCTCAACAAAGAAACCACGAATTGAAAATTCACCTGAAATTGCTTTGCCCGGGCCGGGTTTCGGGAGGAACCGGTGTCACTTCCCGGGTTGCCTTGCGAGAGTTGGGTGCCGTCTTCCCCCAAATTCAACTGAAAACTGAAGAGGCAGCTGGAGTGGGCCTGCTCCATTTCCACATTAGATTAACTCGGCCTACAACAAACGTGGGCTTTGTTTATGGCCCATATGTGAATTGGTCCACATCACCTTGTTActaaaatctttaaaaaaaattaaatctacTATATTTTCACGCATCACGTGTGCAAAATAACTAgtataaattaattttgttaTTGCATAACAAATACTAAATTATTTTCCGTGAGCTtttggagaaaaaaaaaataaagagaaaCAATGGTTATATTGTCTTTGTGAATGGAAAAAAATGTATTTACAAGTATTTAAatgacaaaatatttaattttacaaAGAAAGGGCGAAATGAAACAATATTATAAATTCGAACATAACCAAGTCTTTGCGTTTAATACGAACCAATATCGATGACATATGAGATGTCATATTGCAATACCAATCATAATCATTGATTCAAATATGTAAGATTCATGTTTGATCTCATATAAAAAAATCGAGTCGATAACCACACCACACCTGATCAGAATcatttattcaaatatataagATTCATGTTTGAtctcatataaaaaaaaaatcgagtcgATAGCCGCACCACACTTGATGTTTCTTTATTATTACTCTATAGAAGTTGTCAACGAATAGTATTAACttgtttataatattttctGGCCACGACAAAATGTGAGGCTTGAGTCCAAACTGCCACACACGAGCGTCTGGTTGGTCCAATGGATGATTAGATGACATAGtcccaaaataaatatattttatttctctAGGTCTCAAATGTATTaaccaaattatatatttttggtCATTTCATCGACTCTTTATCGATCTATCATCGTCATTAAATATatcaaataatttcaaaaaatagaaaacacaCATAAACTTATTAAATACATGGGACGGGAAAATATTATTGAGCGTCGCATGGACATGAATCTTTCGAATCAAGTTTTGACGGACGACGATTTCGATTAGGATTAGGTTTACTGAAGATGCCAAGCGGAAGGGATGTTACAACTCTTCCGTTTTAAGCTATACAAGTACAAAGTGGTAGGGCGATGatggtttttattaaataaaacatgGAAGAAAGATATTCCATCTTACACCAAAAAAAATGTCTTGCTACGTGCGAACCAAGGGGTAAAACGGAGAACAATGTACAACTTCTGGTGACTCAAGGTTGTACGACGGAGAGCTTGATCTGCTGCTGCGGTTGTTGCTGCACGAGATTCAACCTGGAGCAAGAACGTACCATCTCCTCAGCCAAGGGTACCACGGGGATGTTGTCGCAGTTGCAGATTTCGATCATGAAACCATCGGGGTCGTGGAAGAAGAGCTGGTCCACGTATATCCCGCCTTCCTCCACTCTCTGCCGCACCCAATCAATCCCCATTTCGGTCAGCCTCTTCTCCACCGTCGTCATGCTCTCACACTGTCCTATTCAATAAACCTTTTCGTTTAGTCTCTCACAcaaattgaatttatcattttaaaacaacaaatttcttattttctttttaaaatatcatttccaATACGCATCTTTCCAACACTTATTATATCAACCCTGCTAAATATAAAAACTGCACTATATGTATAGGGATGGCAACTTTCCCCACGGATTTGAGGCCCCGCGGGGAAAACCCGAAACGGAGATGGGGATCCCCGATTTTTCGGGTTTgggttcgggttcggggatttttttaaatccccgaTATAATTCGGGACGGATATAGGATTACTATCCTCATCCCCGAAATCCCCGAACCCgccccgaaaataatatcaataataaaataacagtattattaatattaataatataataatattattatttttttaaaatattaataatcttattattattaatattgatattgatattaatattaatattaatattaatattctcTCTAATagtaatagataataataagttttggtttgaAAAAATATCTGAATTCGTCATCGTCttgtcatattaatatttttgaaacgggaATGGGGGCGGGGATGGGAAGTTGATCCCCGAAGTTTCGGGTTTGGAGattccccgaacccgaaaaagcgGGGATTGGGGCGGGTATAGGGGTGGAGATGGAATTCGGGAATGGGGAGGGGATGGCTAACCCGCCCCCACCCCGTCCCATTGTCATTCCTATATATGTATTGGACAATCAATTGTTCAAACTTCAGATAAATTAAATTGACGATCCAAATCAAAACACTATATAAATTGGACAATCAGGTGTGCAAATGTCTGATAAAACCGAAATTTCAAATCGAAAAAACCAAACACCGAGCGGAATTGAAAGCCGAATTTTGTAATTcagatcaaaatattaaaacagAAGTTTATTTTGTTCGATTTCAAATTATATATGTCAAAAACGAGCCGACTAAAAAAGCCGAAATTTCACTAAATTAATaagtttgtttatatttttatttatattatatattttttgatttgatatttagtgaatgaaaaaatcattttgaataatttttagttaatgttatttatatcatatatttgaaTGTTTTAGTAAAAAATCAACTAAAAgctaatttattatattttatcatataagtatattattaatttaaataattctaTCAAAACCGAATTAATCAAACCGTTTTAACAGAAAATCGAACCAAATGAAAATAGTTCGGATAT from the Primulina tabacum isolate GXHZ01 chromosome 16, ASM2559414v2, whole genome shotgun sequence genome contains:
- the LOC142529627 gene encoding transport protein particle 20 kDa subunit-like: MASTACFVIVSKNDIPIYEAEVGTVPKKEDAAHQHQFILHAALDIVQDVAWTTSAMFLKAVDRFDDLVVSVYVTAGHTRLMLLHDSRNDDGIKSFFQEVHELYVKTILNPLYLAGSRITSSHFDTKVRALARKYL
- the LOC142529626 gene encoding glyoxylase I 4-like — translated: MKENKSNPLQLSSLNHISLVCTSVEESINFYQNFLGFVPVRRPGSLNFDGAWLFGHGIGIHLLQSEDRENIRKKTVINPKDNHISFQCESMTTVEKRLTEMGIDWVRQRVEEGGIYVDQLFFHDPDGFMIEICNCDNIPVVPLAEEMVRSCSRLNLVQQQPQQQIKLSVVQP